A genomic segment from Halobaculum sp. MBLA0147 encodes:
- a CDS encoding ParA family protein, with protein sequence MLTYSIPTEAGGTGKTTTAINLARAHADAGHDVLLVDLDSQNVSATWFLGDVEWAKDQQHPCLSKIIMGLGSDASLTDIVVAQEEEGFDLLPRHVNDSNFESYYRKAESMAQMEGREFEPCVQLRDQIARERLHTEYDVIIYDVDGSANLKLNQALAASQNVVVPFTVSEKGQSSVGGIRESLNGIESDLGISMTVSALVPNMVDYSSVQECKIAARIIDSDEYTTPIAIGDRATLEKMANGGGSLRSVIADGHGGEKHERTADRYDILAAYLERKANLSDREVDTETPPYYDRIQKYLGSEVVA encoded by the coding sequence ATGCTGACATACTCCATCCCGACGGAGGCTGGCGGTACTGGCAAAACAACAACTGCTATCAATCTGGCTCGTGCTCACGCCGATGCTGGCCATGATGTACTTCTTGTCGATCTGGACTCACAGAATGTGAGTGCTACCTGGTTCCTTGGGGACGTTGAGTGGGCCAAGGACCAACAGCATCCATGTCTCTCGAAGATCATTATGGGACTGGGCTCTGATGCCTCTCTCACTGATATCGTCGTAGCGCAGGAAGAGGAGGGATTCGACCTCCTCCCTCGGCACGTGAATGATAGCAATTTTGAAAGCTACTATCGAAAGGCCGAAAGTATGGCGCAGATGGAGGGAAGGGAGTTTGAACCTTGTGTGCAGCTCCGCGATCAGATTGCACGGGAGAGGCTTCACACCGAGTATGATGTGATCATCTACGACGTTGATGGCTCAGCTAACCTGAAGCTCAACCAGGCTCTTGCTGCTTCTCAGAACGTTGTAGTCCCATTTACCGTGTCTGAGAAGGGACAGTCCTCCGTTGGAGGGATTCGCGAGAGCCTGAACGGCATTGAGTCCGACTTGGGGATCTCTATGACTGTGTCTGCACTTGTCCCAAATATGGTCGACTATTCTTCGGTTCAAGAGTGTAAGATTGCGGCTCGGATCATCGACAGTGACGAGTACACGACCCCCATCGCTATTGGTGACCGGGCGACTCTTGAGAAGATGGCTAACGGGGGCGGGTCCCTTCGAAGTGTGATCGCCGATGGCCACGGTGGTGAGAAGCACGAACGGACTGCAGACCGGTATGACATCCTCGCTGCGTACCTCGAGCGCAAGGCCAACCTGTCTGACCGTGAGGTAGACACTGAGACTCCACCTTACTATGATCGGATTCAAAAATACCTGGGATCTGAGGTGGTCGCATGA
- a CDS encoding MBL fold metallo-hydrolase, protein MDIEFQPLNPGEGNQSFRLCISVLDEETEFLVDPGFGFETERVPQRSVDGILLTHAHADHYYSIGDVAGPDTRVFTSPTTADLLPIAYDRSSHGELRSEWIVGLRDWVHFGNHVAIAPVPSGHAPGAVGFLIRVTGVQDATTILVVGDWTPTPLGGQPPLPVSELEKLEIDILFASVATGDCDIQRSAGSTVGQMLAAAADGNRVVVPVPGPLGAQVGSQIARVSEELAIDVSTTAVGRVGKLLGATERIGAGVETVPVFGDPEDVVDEGQITLAAPADGRGGSANAVLNYVDTPDRRDGSVVYQFPDYSSRVADVVGTPVTDARIATHPTTEAIGELIDTLQPVHTVGTHLRRGGSEFERFDSIFWSAHDAEVYTLVENGQWQYPRWMGKGLHSRTHDTDTTVDPTDRVAPEDWRDRDVSVWDEISERETRRVLPVGEAQRDQTHTEFATDQPMTTDEQNNRDGEQPRNVSRLDVGIQADSDDVDPYIRKLAAGTDRSIDELVDQIEAARDQLSEDDQSVSDEPSADPEAESPAASGGEAEAASDGGTAVTDDAGGDPAPEVDTPSEPAEGSSAAATDSASTVGSGEPADTDKHPNPPTHSDEGDAPPELTSQLDLVGPLFLARREPSSVADACEEALREYLGGVVRGTVDPEARETPVEVTVSPPLASALANLGGETDDIAVLAPLIRSVVDDQVIRQWTEFTDREDANVLEYPQFEPYATQVAGIVERSDETPTDAEAVLVDALLWVLTENECSL, encoded by the coding sequence ATGGATATTGAGTTCCAACCTCTCAACCCTGGCGAGGGGAATCAATCGTTCCGGCTTTGCATCAGTGTGCTTGATGAGGAGACGGAGTTCCTCGTTGACCCAGGGTTCGGATTCGAGACAGAGCGCGTCCCCCAGCGGTCGGTTGACGGCATCCTGCTCACCCACGCTCACGCCGATCACTACTATAGCATCGGTGATGTTGCTGGTCCCGACACTCGGGTGTTTACGAGTCCGACTACTGCTGATCTGCTCCCGATCGCGTATGATCGCTCGAGTCACGGCGAGTTGCGATCCGAGTGGATTGTTGGACTCCGCGACTGGGTGCACTTCGGGAATCACGTTGCGATTGCACCTGTGCCGAGTGGTCACGCTCCTGGTGCAGTTGGGTTCTTGATCCGGGTCACTGGCGTCCAAGACGCGACGACGATCTTGGTTGTTGGCGACTGGACACCGACGCCACTCGGTGGGCAACCACCACTGCCAGTATCCGAACTGGAGAAGTTGGAGATCGATATTCTGTTCGCGAGCGTCGCGACGGGTGACTGTGATATCCAGCGGTCGGCTGGGAGCACGGTCGGACAGATGCTGGCGGCAGCCGCAGACGGGAATCGCGTTGTCGTCCCGGTTCCCGGGCCGTTGGGGGCACAAGTGGGGTCGCAGATCGCGCGCGTGTCTGAGGAGCTTGCGATAGATGTCTCGACGACGGCCGTCGGCCGCGTCGGGAAGTTACTCGGCGCGACAGAGAGAATCGGCGCGGGTGTTGAAACGGTTCCTGTGTTCGGTGACCCCGAGGACGTTGTTGATGAGGGCCAGATCACCCTTGCGGCGCCTGCGGACGGTCGGGGCGGCTCTGCAAATGCTGTGTTGAACTACGTCGACACGCCGGACAGGCGTGACGGTAGTGTCGTCTATCAGTTCCCCGACTACAGTTCGCGCGTAGCAGATGTCGTGGGGACGCCAGTTACCGATGCCCGGATTGCGACGCATCCGACGACGGAGGCGATTGGCGAGCTAATCGATACCCTGCAACCAGTCCATACTGTCGGGACACACCTCCGGCGCGGTGGGAGTGAGTTCGAACGGTTCGACTCGATCTTCTGGAGCGCTCACGATGCAGAGGTCTATACACTCGTCGAGAACGGGCAGTGGCAGTACCCGCGGTGGATGGGAAAAGGGCTGCACTCGCGCACACACGACACTGACACGACAGTCGACCCGACTGACCGCGTGGCTCCCGAAGACTGGCGGGATCGAGATGTCTCCGTGTGGGACGAGATCAGCGAGCGCGAGACGCGACGTGTCCTTCCCGTCGGGGAAGCGCAGCGTGACCAGACACATACAGAGTTCGCGACAGACCAGCCGATGACTACTGATGAGCAAAACAACCGCGACGGAGAACAGCCCAGAAACGTGAGCCGGTTGGATGTCGGTATCCAAGCCGACTCTGACGATGTTGACCCGTACATCCGCAAACTGGCAGCTGGGACTGATCGCAGTATCGACGAGTTGGTCGACCAAATCGAGGCTGCTCGCGACCAGCTCAGTGAGGACGACCAGTCGGTGAGTGACGAGCCATCCGCAGATCCCGAAGCCGAGTCTCCAGCAGCGAGCGGTGGGGAAGCCGAAGCTGCCAGCGACGGTGGGACAGCGGTCACAGACGATGCGGGCGGCGATCCGGCACCTGAGGTTGATACACCAAGCGAGCCTGCTGAAGGGTCCTCAGCGGCCGCGACGGACTCCGCGTCGACGGTAGGGAGCGGGGAACCTGCCGACACCGACAAGCATCCAAATCCACCTACACATTCAGACGAGGGAGATGCACCACCCGAATTAACTTCACAGTTGGATCTCGTCGGGCCGTTGTTCCTCGCCAGGCGTGAGCCCTCATCTGTGGCTGATGCGTGCGAGGAGGCTCTGCGGGAGTACCTTGGTGGTGTGGTCCGTGGAACGGTCGATCCCGAGGCTCGCGAGACTCCTGTCGAGGTGACGGTCTCACCACCCTTGGCATCTGCCTTGGCCAATCTCGGCGGAGAGACAGACGATATTGCTGTCCTTGCCCCTCTCATCCGGAGCGTTGTCGATGATCAGGTGATCAGGCAGTGGACGGAGTTCACAGATCGGGAGGACGCAAACGTGCTTGAGTATCCACAGTTCGAGCCGTACGCTACGCAGGTAGCGGGGATCGTCGAGCGGAGTGACGAGACACCGACTGATGCTGAAGCGGTGTTGGTGGACGCTCTTCTGTGGGTTCTTACCGAAAACGAATGTTCACTGTAG
- a CDS encoding radical SAM protein: MSDPTAPTTGTDPTKTLLSESSLNDKDLCDYVVNVATGCRHGCKFCYVPATPNIRARPEMLSEKAGVENPQGEWGEYVLYRDGLGERLADHLDRKRTWRETTGGQGIVGVSFSTDCYMDGRAGKITRNVVEALTSRGLYTRILTRNPILALQDQDVIVDAEEYVTIGSSIPTLDAELSQAIEPSAPAPQQRLRGLQKWNDLGVTTFVSMSPTYPTHTKADLREVLEAIQTVDPDVVFHEPINPRAGNFDLTVQAAADAGLETLASELKQLEDRSQWVEYAVDHFRAVQSLAAELDIDVHLWPDDQLLSYLDDGNTQEWLATWKARQSPEDFADRPSPDTEPPALPTSPHRSTSLTEF; encoded by the coding sequence ATGTCCGACCCAACCGCCCCCACGACAGGAACAGATCCAACGAAGACACTTCTCAGTGAGTCGAGTCTCAACGACAAGGACCTGTGTGACTACGTGGTGAACGTCGCTACGGGTTGTCGTCACGGCTGTAAGTTCTGCTACGTACCAGCAACTCCGAACATCCGAGCCCGGCCAGAGATGCTGTCAGAGAAAGCAGGCGTCGAGAACCCTCAAGGCGAGTGGGGAGAGTACGTCCTATATCGCGACGGCCTCGGAGAGAGACTTGCCGACCATCTGGACCGGAAGCGAACCTGGAGAGAAACAACTGGTGGGCAAGGAATCGTCGGGGTCAGCTTCAGCACTGATTGCTACATGGACGGGAGAGCTGGCAAGATCACTCGAAACGTCGTTGAAGCACTCACCAGCCGGGGGCTGTACACCCGAATTCTCACGCGAAACCCGATCCTCGCACTACAAGATCAAGACGTGATCGTCGACGCAGAGGAATACGTGACGATCGGCTCGTCGATTCCAACCCTAGACGCTGAACTCTCACAGGCCATTGAGCCCAGCGCGCCAGCCCCGCAGCAGCGTCTCCGAGGCCTCCAGAAGTGGAACGATCTCGGGGTGACCACGTTCGTTTCGATGTCACCGACATACCCAACCCACACGAAAGCCGACCTCAGAGAGGTCTTGGAGGCAATTCAGACCGTGGACCCAGACGTCGTCTTCCACGAACCAATTAATCCACGAGCCGGAAATTTCGACCTTACTGTCCAGGCAGCTGCTGACGCCGGCCTGGAGACCCTCGCGTCAGAACTGAAGCAGTTGGAGGATCGGAGTCAATGGGTCGAGTACGCGGTTGACCACTTCCGAGCGGTCCAGTCACTAGCAGCAGAACTTGATATTGATGTGCACCTATGGCCCGACGATCAACTTCTGTCGTATCTCGACGACGGTAACACGCAGGAGTGGCTCGCCACGTGGAAGGCCCGACAATCGCCAGAAGACTTTGCTGACCGGCCATCACCCGACACTGAGCCACCTGCTCTTCCTACCTCTCCCCATCGATCCACATCTCTCACGGAGTTTTGA
- a CDS encoding FIST signal transduction protein produces the protein MERSVILCTDPAHSRNRGGKKAMTTTQLARGLASDEDAQTTTEAALTAATDGAPDAPPTLALAFVDAGYDVSVVQKTLTENLPAVTPLIGATTAGEFIDGTVEEGGIVVALIHSDDLEVATALIEDVGDDVIGTTAAIADELPAAEDLPHEHTVAINLHDGLSGAGEQITLALSQQLGNVPMAGGSAGDGLQLSETTVFTGDTVSSTGLAVALLNSPQPFGVASNHGHEPISDELEVTSADGNTVHELNGEPAFDVYREEVQDLAMDWHEINVNDLTAGSEEFNDLLTRFEFGVPTTDGDLKIRWPGLTETPDGSIQFATSIPEGTTVRVCYSPLDEQVPAAREATAAAADTLETDPGGALVFECFCRQLMLGDDFVDAVDAVSQEAGVPLAGLETYGEVSMNRDDTSGYHNATTSVLLLP, from the coding sequence GTGGAACGAAGTGTCATTCTCTGTACCGACCCCGCACACAGCCGCAATAGGGGCGGCAAAAAAGCAATGACAACGACTCAGTTAGCTCGCGGACTCGCAAGTGACGAAGACGCACAGACCACCACCGAAGCCGCACTCACAGCGGCTACAGACGGCGCACCAGACGCTCCACCAACGCTAGCACTAGCATTTGTCGACGCCGGCTACGATGTCAGTGTCGTCCAGAAGACGCTCACAGAGAACCTCCCTGCCGTGACGCCACTCATCGGCGCGACGACCGCTGGAGAGTTCATCGATGGCACTGTCGAAGAGGGTGGCATAGTTGTCGCACTCATTCACTCGGACGATCTTGAGGTCGCGACAGCGTTGATCGAAGATGTCGGAGACGATGTGATCGGGACAACAGCCGCGATCGCCGATGAACTCCCGGCAGCTGAAGACCTCCCGCACGAGCACACAGTCGCCATCAACCTGCACGACGGCCTGTCGGGTGCTGGGGAGCAGATCACCCTCGCCCTCTCACAACAACTCGGCAACGTGCCGATGGCCGGCGGAAGCGCTGGCGATGGCCTTCAGTTGAGTGAAACAACCGTCTTCACCGGAGACACGGTCTCGTCAACCGGACTCGCCGTCGCCCTTCTGAATAGCCCACAGCCGTTCGGTGTGGCGAGTAACCACGGTCACGAGCCGATCTCCGACGAACTCGAGGTCACGAGCGCCGACGGGAACACTGTACATGAACTCAACGGCGAACCGGCCTTCGACGTGTATCGCGAGGAGGTGCAGGATCTCGCGATGGATTGGCACGAGATCAACGTCAACGACCTGACCGCAGGCTCCGAGGAGTTCAACGACCTGTTGACTCGGTTCGAATTCGGCGTCCCGACGACTGACGGTGACCTGAAGATCCGCTGGCCGGGGCTGACCGAGACTCCCGACGGAAGCATCCAGTTCGCGACAAGTATTCCAGAGGGTACCACCGTGCGTGTGTGCTACAGCCCGCTCGACGAACAAGTCCCGGCTGCACGTGAGGCCACCGCAGCGGCGGCAGACACACTTGAGACAGATCCCGGTGGCGCACTCGTGTTCGAGTGCTTCTGCCGACAACTCATGCTTGGCGACGACTTCGTCGACGCAGTCGATGCCGTCAGCCAGGAAGCAGGTGTCCCCCTCGCCGGGCTCGAAACCTACGGCGAGGTCTCGATGAACAGAGACGACACGTCAGGATACCACAACGCGACGACGTCCGTCCTACTGCTCCCCTAA